In a genomic window of Microbacterium amylolyticum:
- a CDS encoding Crp/Fnr family transcriptional regulator, whose protein sequence is MPLAVSTDVDADPANDLCVARVPLFQGLTPAQQVEVAGFARTVRLDAVEQAYTAGSDMSQLMVVHTGQVKIARTSAAGHEQVIRVLGPGDFIGESAFLTGTRPDHAAEALVNTELCVFRHADLGRLVEKHPSIGLRMLQEVSQRLDDTEARLASVISGNVSSRLADYLLSLPATPGPRGAIGVTLPLAKKDIASLLSTTPESLSRQLRKLTDTGVISQQEQGRITIIDVTALTALSTLSKRD, encoded by the coding sequence ATGCCGTTGGCTGTTTCAACCGATGTGGATGCTGATCCAGCAAATGATCTCTGCGTGGCCCGTGTACCACTGTTTCAAGGGCTCACGCCTGCGCAGCAAGTGGAAGTTGCGGGTTTTGCACGTACCGTCCGATTAGACGCTGTCGAGCAGGCGTATACAGCAGGCTCGGATATGTCGCAGTTGATGGTGGTGCACACCGGTCAGGTGAAGATCGCTCGCACAAGTGCGGCTGGGCACGAGCAGGTGATCCGGGTCCTCGGTCCGGGCGACTTCATCGGAGAATCCGCGTTTCTCACCGGCACGAGACCCGATCACGCAGCAGAAGCGCTCGTGAATACCGAACTGTGTGTGTTTCGTCATGCCGATCTTGGGCGTCTCGTCGAGAAACATCCGAGCATCGGGCTGCGCATGCTGCAAGAAGTGAGTCAACGGCTAGATGATACTGAGGCGCGGCTGGCTTCTGTCATCTCGGGAAACGTGAGCTCTCGTCTCGCCGATTACCTGCTCTCGCTCCCTGCGACGCCAGGGCCGCGAGGAGCCATCGGCGTGACGCTGCCGCTCGCAAAGAAGGACATCGCTTCGCTCCTGTCCACGACACCAGAGTCCCTCAGTCGGCAACTTCGCAAACTCACCGACACCGGGGTGATCTCACAACAGGAACAGGGGCGGATCACGATCATTGATGTGACCGCGCTCACCGCACTCTCAACCCTCTCGAAGAGAGACTGA
- a CDS encoding NADP-dependent oxidoreductase: MSKALVFAAYGGPEAQELVERPAPAPGPGELAIEVKAAGVNPADWKIRAGQMGSHWPLPAPMGREASGVVTAVGAEVENFAVGDMVLGLAAKGQGTFAKHTVLDAAQTVQKPEELSFADAAALPVAGATAYDVTHQIELEPGQTMLILGAGGGVGLMAAQIGNVHKFTVIGVASAAKQELVESTGATFVASGEGAADRVRAIAPEGVDVLIDLVGGQALRDLAVVAKDPSVIISTADPTTVQQLGGVAVVRTREGLEKVTGVAQYGLVDPQVTDRYSLDRAAEAVAMVEAGHTAGKVIIEP; the protein is encoded by the coding sequence ATGTCGAAAGCGCTGGTCTTCGCCGCCTATGGCGGCCCCGAGGCGCAGGAACTCGTTGAACGCCCCGCTCCGGCGCCTGGGCCTGGAGAGCTCGCGATCGAAGTGAAAGCGGCCGGGGTGAACCCTGCTGACTGGAAGATCCGTGCGGGGCAGATGGGCTCCCACTGGCCGCTTCCCGCACCGATGGGGCGAGAGGCCTCCGGTGTCGTCACCGCCGTAGGAGCAGAGGTCGAGAACTTCGCTGTCGGTGACATGGTGCTCGGCCTCGCGGCCAAAGGACAGGGAACGTTCGCGAAGCACACGGTGTTGGATGCGGCACAAACCGTCCAGAAGCCCGAAGAGCTTTCCTTTGCTGACGCTGCAGCACTGCCTGTCGCAGGGGCGACTGCGTATGACGTGACGCATCAGATCGAGCTGGAACCTGGTCAGACGATGCTGATTCTTGGCGCCGGAGGTGGGGTCGGGCTGATGGCGGCGCAGATCGGCAATGTGCACAAGTTCACGGTCATCGGTGTGGCCAGTGCAGCGAAGCAGGAACTGGTGGAGTCGACCGGTGCGACGTTCGTTGCCTCCGGAGAGGGTGCGGCTGACCGGGTGCGTGCCATCGCGCCGGAGGGTGTTGATGTGCTCATCGACCTGGTCGGTGGGCAGGCGCTTCGTGATCTCGCGGTCGTCGCCAAAGACCCGAGCGTCATCATCAGTACCGCAGACCCGACCACCGTGCAGCAACTCGGTGGCGTAGCGGTGGTGCGCACGCGTGAAGGGCTCGAGAAGGTCACCGGCGTCGCCCAGTACGGTCTCGTCGATCCGCAGGTGACGGACCGGTACAGTCTCGATCGGGCTGCGGAGGCCGTCGCCATGGTGGAGGCCGGGCACACTGCCGGCAAAGTGATCATCGAACCATGA
- a CDS encoding cupin domain-containing protein, with the protein MSENQFSVGEKATHFIIDEVAKANTNFRQVLWTGKHSQLVAMTIPVGGEIGDEVHDTTDQLLSFVSGSGEADLDGETHTVDAGDLCAVPAGTRRNFRNTGDEPLVLYTVYSPPEHAIDAEYATKELADAAEASGEDAPPQATT; encoded by the coding sequence ATGAGTGAGAACCAGTTCAGCGTCGGCGAGAAGGCGACGCACTTCATCATCGACGAGGTCGCGAAAGCAAACACGAATTTTCGTCAGGTGCTCTGGACGGGAAAGCATTCCCAACTCGTTGCGATGACGATTCCGGTGGGCGGGGAGATCGGCGACGAGGTGCATGACACCACCGACCAGTTGCTGAGTTTTGTGTCGGGCAGCGGAGAGGCCGACCTTGACGGCGAGACGCATACCGTTGATGCTGGCGACCTGTGCGCTGTCCCGGCCGGTACTCGCCGCAACTTCCGCAACACTGGCGATGAGCCTTTGGTGCTCTACACCGTCTATTCACCTCCGGAGCACGCAATTGACGCGGAGTATGCCACGAAGGAACTCGCTGATGCGGCAGAGGCTTCGGGTGAAGACGCTCCGCCACAGGCAACCACGTAA
- a CDS encoding heavy metal translocating P-type ATPase — MNAFRKWRYGNWFIPVVSGLLILVSFGVEKLFGGSWNVTVGPQWWIDAGEHAHGSGHVFTLANAFMLAAAIVAGYGIVVKAVRALLVKFISIDLLVSIAAIGATLIGNFWEAAAVTFLFAIGHALEAGTMNKTRAALAELVAVAPDVAVVMRDGEQVEIAAHQVRMGEIVLVKNGAKVPVDGQVVSGTGAIDEASITGESIPVEKTKSDHVFAGTISRGGFLQVMATGIGADTTLARIIHRVEEAQDAKAKTQAFIDRFSKWYTPAVMVLALAAGLISGDVVLGLTLLVIGCPGALVISIPVAIVAGIGRSARNGILIKGGEYLETSAKISAVAVDKTGTLTEGRPVLTDIVVLNPEADRREVLRWAAAAEAGSEHPLARPILDTAREEGVAPEGLPGSVTPVVGKGIVADAHGKRVLIGNVPLLEQYGIVNDAGAAVATNKLAAAGKTPMIVAVDESVLGVIGVADTIREDAPEMIRRLHAGGVQKVVMLTGDTRLVAEAIGEAVGIDEIHASLLPDDKLDAVARLQREGHTVAMVGDGVNDAPALATADIGVAMGAAGSAVAVETADIALMGDNLLKLPEAISLAKRTVNVMRQNIWIALITVVVLVVGVFAGGVTMAIGMLVHEGSVLIVILNAMRLLRNTQGATALSRSERARAAHETGRPVEPATAQSSSELPS, encoded by the coding sequence GTGAACGCGTTCCGTAAGTGGCGGTATGGCAACTGGTTCATTCCCGTTGTCTCGGGCCTCCTCATTCTCGTGTCGTTCGGCGTCGAAAAGCTCTTCGGCGGCAGCTGGAACGTCACGGTCGGTCCGCAATGGTGGATCGACGCTGGCGAACACGCCCACGGTTCTGGTCATGTGTTTACCCTTGCGAACGCGTTCATGCTCGCCGCAGCAATTGTCGCGGGGTACGGAATCGTCGTGAAGGCCGTCCGGGCACTGCTCGTAAAGTTCATCAGTATCGACCTGCTCGTATCGATTGCAGCGATCGGCGCGACACTCATCGGCAACTTCTGGGAAGCTGCCGCCGTGACGTTCCTCTTCGCGATCGGTCACGCACTCGAAGCCGGCACGATGAACAAGACCCGTGCAGCGCTCGCTGAGTTGGTCGCGGTGGCCCCCGACGTTGCAGTCGTGATGCGCGACGGTGAGCAGGTCGAGATCGCCGCACATCAGGTGCGCATGGGCGAGATCGTGCTCGTAAAGAACGGAGCGAAAGTTCCCGTCGACGGGCAGGTCGTGTCAGGCACCGGAGCGATCGACGAGGCATCGATCACGGGTGAGTCGATCCCTGTCGAAAAGACGAAGTCAGATCACGTGTTTGCGGGCACGATCTCGCGGGGCGGATTCCTACAGGTCATGGCGACCGGCATCGGAGCCGACACGACGCTCGCGCGCATCATTCACCGTGTCGAAGAAGCGCAGGATGCGAAAGCGAAAACGCAGGCATTCATCGACCGATTCTCGAAGTGGTACACGCCAGCGGTGATGGTCCTCGCGCTTGCGGCGGGCCTCATCTCTGGTGACGTAGTGCTCGGCCTCACGTTGCTCGTGATCGGTTGCCCGGGCGCGCTCGTCATCTCGATTCCCGTGGCGATCGTAGCGGGAATCGGCCGCTCGGCCCGCAACGGGATTCTCATCAAGGGCGGCGAGTACCTCGAAACCTCGGCCAAGATCTCGGCCGTCGCAGTCGATAAGACGGGGACTCTCACCGAGGGCCGCCCGGTACTCACCGACATCGTTGTGCTCAATCCTGAAGCGGATCGGCGCGAGGTGCTTCGCTGGGCAGCCGCCGCAGAAGCAGGGTCTGAGCACCCACTTGCCCGCCCGATCCTCGACACCGCACGAGAAGAAGGAGTGGCCCCCGAGGGCCTTCCGGGATCGGTCACACCGGTCGTGGGCAAGGGGATCGTGGCCGACGCTCACGGCAAGCGGGTACTCATCGGTAACGTGCCGCTGCTCGAACAGTACGGGATCGTGAACGACGCGGGGGCGGCTGTGGCTACGAACAAACTGGCGGCGGCAGGCAAGACCCCGATGATTGTCGCGGTCGATGAGAGCGTGCTTGGCGTAATCGGTGTCGCAGATACGATCCGCGAGGATGCCCCCGAGATGATCAGGCGCTTGCACGCTGGCGGGGTGCAGAAGGTGGTTATGCTCACCGGAGATACGCGCCTTGTCGCCGAAGCCATCGGTGAGGCGGTCGGTATCGATGAGATCCATGCTTCGTTGCTACCCGACGACAAGCTCGACGCTGTCGCGCGGTTGCAGCGCGAGGGGCACACGGTCGCGATGGTGGGCGACGGCGTGAACGACGCCCCGGCCCTCGCGACCGCCGACATTGGTGTTGCCATGGGTGCAGCGGGCTCAGCGGTGGCCGTGGAGACGGCAGACATTGCCCTGATGGGCGACAACCTCTTGAAACTGCCCGAAGCAATCAGCCTCGCCAAACGCACCGTGAACGTCATGCGTCAGAACATCTGGATCGCGCTCATCACCGTTGTCGTGCTGGTCGTCGGGGTCTTCGCAGGGGGTGTCACGATGGCTATCGGCATGCTCGTGCACGAGGGATCGGTGCTCATCGTAATCCTCAACGCGATGCGCCTGCTGCGCAACACCCAAGGAGCCACTGCGTTGTCGAGGAGTGAACGCGCCCGAGCCGCACATGAAACAGGCCGCCCGGTCGAACCAGCCACGGCCCAGAGTTCATCCGAACTTCCATCTTAA
- a CDS encoding heavy-metal-associated domain-containing protein yields MANATDTTHTLLRAEGFSCPSCVTKIEKQVGKLDGVENVTVHFASGRVEIDHDETRSSVDDLIAAVDKAGYKSKASAF; encoded by the coding sequence ATGGCGAACGCTACTGACACCACCCACACTCTGCTGCGCGCCGAAGGTTTCTCGTGCCCGTCGTGCGTGACCAAGATCGAGAAGCAGGTCGGCAAGCTCGATGGCGTCGAGAACGTGACGGTGCACTTCGCCTCGGGTCGCGTTGAGATCGACCACGATGAGACAAGAAGTTCCGTCGACGATCTCATTGCTGCTGTCGATAAGGCCGGCTATAAGTCGAAGGCCTCCGCGTTCTAG
- a CDS encoding LacI family DNA-binding transcriptional regulator codes for MAVSIRDVAVRAGVSVGTVSNVLNRPTTVADGTVERVRQAIVDLGYVRNDAARQLRAGRSASVGLVVLDAGNPFFTTVARGAEDAATTHGLSVLLGNSDERRDRENTYLALFEEQRVRGVLLSPSSEDLSHAQRLRDHGIPVVLVDRSAPGSTFSSVAVDDVRGGYIATQHLLEGGRRRIAFIGGQASLRQIADRCDGARRAVTEVPGATLETIATDQLTVLAGREAARSITERPPHERPDAIFAANDLVAVGVMQALVMLDDIRVPEDIALVGYDDIAFAQSTVVPLTSVRQPAHLIGSTALDLLAQLAEDTTLPPQQIEFEPELVVRESSTSL; via the coding sequence ATGGCCGTGAGCATCCGCGACGTCGCCGTTCGAGCAGGTGTCTCCGTCGGCACGGTCTCCAATGTGCTCAATCGCCCCACCACAGTGGCAGACGGAACCGTCGAACGCGTCCGGCAGGCGATCGTTGATCTCGGCTACGTCCGCAACGACGCGGCCAGGCAGCTGCGTGCCGGTCGCAGCGCCTCCGTCGGACTCGTCGTGCTCGACGCTGGGAACCCCTTCTTCACCACGGTCGCCCGCGGGGCGGAGGACGCCGCGACGACGCACGGACTGTCGGTTCTGCTGGGAAACAGTGACGAACGGCGCGATCGCGAGAACACCTATTTGGCGCTGTTCGAAGAACAACGCGTGCGCGGTGTTCTTCTCTCCCCCAGCTCAGAAGATCTCAGCCACGCCCAGCGCCTGCGCGATCACGGCATTCCCGTGGTCCTCGTCGACCGCTCCGCGCCCGGTTCCACGTTCTCGTCCGTTGCGGTCGACGATGTTCGCGGAGGGTACATCGCCACACAACATCTGCTCGAGGGCGGACGCCGCAGAATCGCCTTCATCGGGGGCCAGGCGTCGCTTCGTCAGATCGCCGACCGCTGCGACGGAGCGCGCAGGGCCGTTACCGAGGTGCCCGGTGCCACGCTCGAAACCATCGCCACCGATCAGCTCACGGTTCTCGCCGGACGCGAGGCCGCCCGATCGATCACCGAACGCCCGCCGCACGAAAGACCGGACGCGATCTTCGCCGCCAACGACCTCGTCGCCGTCGGCGTGATGCAAGCGCTCGTGATGCTGGACGACATCCGCGTTCCCGAAGACATCGCCCTCGTCGGCTACGACGACATCGCGTTCGCGCAGTCCACGGTCGTTCCCCTCACATCCGTGCGGCAGCCCGCACACCTGATCGGGTCCACCGCCCTCGACCTTCTCGCCCAGCTCGCCGAAGACACGACGCTTCCGCCGCAGCAGATCGAGTTCGAGCCCGAACTCGTCGTGCGCGAATCAAGCACGTCGCTATAG
- a CDS encoding L-rhamnose mutarotase, protein MTTSGSPQRVLFRLRVKPEMLDEYLRRHDPVWPEMLAEIAASGRRNYSIFHIGGGELIGVYETDDDAASQRYLASSDIAARWEAEMAPFFVAQTGRADQNAETFPEIFHLDSQLRAANGGGAHT, encoded by the coding sequence ATGACGACAAGCGGTTCACCGCAGCGGGTGCTCTTTCGCCTGCGCGTGAAGCCAGAGATGTTGGACGAGTACCTGCGCCGGCACGATCCGGTCTGGCCGGAGATGCTCGCGGAGATCGCCGCATCGGGCCGCAGGAACTACTCGATCTTCCACATCGGAGGGGGCGAACTGATCGGCGTCTACGAAACGGACGACGACGCCGCATCGCAGCGCTACCTCGCGTCCAGTGACATCGCCGCCAGATGGGAAGCCGAGATGGCGCCCTTCTTCGTCGCACAGACCGGGCGCGCCGACCAGAACGCCGAGACGTTCCCCGAAATCTTCCACCTCGACAGCCAGCTGCGTGCCGCCAACGGCGGCGGCGCGCACACGTAG